Proteins encoded in a region of the Mycolicibacterium duvalii genome:
- a CDS encoding ATP-dependent DNA helicase UvrD2 — MMVAMAPTAHDKLLGDLDEEQRDAVLAPRGPVCVLAGAGTGKTRTITRRIAHLVTAGHVAPGQVLAVTFTQRAAGEMRARLRGLGGDDAEASTASVQAMTFHAAARRQLSYFWPRVVGSTDWQLLDSKFAIVAQAANRTGLPTGTENVRDLAGEIEWAKASLISPETYPAAVAEAGRDIPFDAEKIGQAYVGYESLKARRDGMALLDFDDLLLHTAAAIENDAAVAQEFRDRYRCFVVDEYQDVTPLQQRVLDAWLGDRDDLTVVGDANQTIYSFTGASPRYLLDFSRRFPDAAVIRLERDYRSTPQVVSLANRVIAAARGRMAGSRLHLVGQRPPGPAPQFKEYPDEVAEAAAAAAGIKKLIESGTPAAEIAVLYRINAQSEVYEEALTEAGIPFQVRGGEGFFTRQEVRQALLALQRTAERVPPDAQPPAGAELSELVRATLEPLGLTAEAPLGTRARDRWEALVALAELVDDEVAQRPQLDLRTLLGELRQRADSRHPPVVQGVTLASLHAAKGLEWDAVFLVGLADGTLPISHALSHGADSEPVEEERRLFYVGITRARVHLTLSWALARNPGGRQGRRPSRFLNGIAPQSQREDGPSRPRKARGPAPRCRVCNAALTSSAAIMLRRCESCPSDIDEQLLSDLKEWRSQRCKEMKVPAYVVFTDNTLIAIAESLPADDAALVAIPGIGARKLEQFGADVLALVKSRQ; from the coding sequence ATGATGGTCGCCATGGCCCCGACAGCGCACGACAAGCTGCTCGGTGACCTCGACGAGGAGCAGCGCGACGCCGTGCTGGCCCCGCGCGGGCCGGTGTGTGTGCTCGCCGGTGCCGGCACCGGCAAGACCCGCACCATCACCCGTCGCATCGCCCACCTGGTCACCGCTGGACACGTCGCACCCGGGCAGGTGCTGGCGGTCACGTTCACCCAGCGCGCCGCGGGGGAGATGCGCGCCCGGCTGCGCGGCCTCGGCGGCGACGACGCCGAAGCGTCGACCGCGTCGGTGCAGGCGATGACGTTCCACGCCGCGGCCCGCCGACAGCTGTCCTACTTCTGGCCGCGGGTGGTCGGTAGCACCGACTGGCAGCTCCTCGATTCCAAGTTCGCGATCGTCGCCCAGGCGGCCAACCGCACCGGCCTGCCCACCGGCACGGAGAACGTGCGTGACCTCGCCGGTGAGATCGAATGGGCCAAAGCCTCACTGATCAGCCCCGAGACCTACCCGGCCGCGGTGGCGGAGGCGGGCCGCGACATCCCGTTCGACGCCGAGAAGATCGGCCAGGCCTACGTCGGCTACGAGTCGTTGAAGGCGCGCCGCGACGGCATGGCGCTTCTGGATTTCGATGACCTGCTGCTGCATACCGCCGCCGCCATCGAGAACGACGCCGCCGTCGCCCAGGAGTTCCGCGACCGGTACCGGTGTTTCGTCGTCGACGAGTACCAAGACGTGACCCCGCTGCAGCAGCGGGTCCTCGATGCGTGGCTCGGCGATCGGGACGATTTGACCGTCGTCGGCGACGCCAACCAGACCATCTACTCGTTCACCGGCGCCTCGCCACGCTATCTGCTGGACTTCTCCCGGCGCTTCCCGGACGCCGCGGTCATCCGGCTCGAACGCGACTACCGCTCCACCCCGCAGGTGGTGTCGCTGGCCAACCGGGTCATCGCCGCCGCCCGCGGCCGGATGGCCGGCAGCAGACTGCACCTGGTCGGTCAGCGCCCGCCCGGCCCCGCACCGCAGTTCAAGGAGTATCCCGACGAGGTCGCCGAGGCCGCCGCGGCGGCGGCCGGCATCAAGAAGCTGATCGAGTCGGGCACCCCGGCAGCCGAGATCGCCGTGCTCTACCGGATCAACGCCCAGTCGGAGGTCTACGAGGAGGCGCTGACCGAGGCCGGCATCCCGTTCCAGGTCCGCGGCGGCGAAGGGTTCTTCACCCGCCAGGAGGTGCGGCAGGCGCTGCTGGCCCTGCAGCGCACCGCCGAGCGGGTGCCGCCCGACGCGCAGCCACCGGCCGGAGCCGAACTGTCCGAACTGGTGCGCGCCACGCTGGAGCCGCTCGGACTGACCGCCGAGGCGCCGCTGGGCACGCGGGCGCGCGACCGGTGGGAGGCGCTGGTCGCGCTGGCCGAGCTGGTCGACGACGAGGTCGCGCAGCGACCTCAACTGGACCTGCGCACCCTGCTCGGCGAGCTACGGCAGCGCGCGGACTCCCGGCACCCTCCGGTGGTGCAGGGCGTCACGCTGGCCTCGCTGCACGCGGCCAAGGGCCTGGAATGGGACGCGGTGTTCCTGGTCGGCCTCGCCGACGGCACGCTGCCCATCTCGCACGCGCTCAGCCACGGCGCCGACAGCGAACCCGTCGAGGAGGAGCGCCGGCTGTTCTATGTCGGAATCACCAGGGCGCGAGTGCATTTGACGCTCAGCTGGGCGCTGGCCCGCAACCCCGGGGGGCGCCAGGGTCGCCGTCCGTCGCGCTTTCTCAACGGCATCGCACCGCAGTCGCAGCGCGAGGACGGTCCCAGCCGGCCGCGCAAAGCGCGCGGACCGGCGCCGCGCTGCCGCGTCTGCAACGCGGCGTTGACGTCGTCGGCGGCGATCATGCTGCGCCGCTGCGAAAGCTGCCCGTCCGACATCGATGAACAGCTGCTCTCCGACCTCAAAGAGTGGCGGTCGCAGCGGTGCAAGGAGATGAAGGTTCCGGCGTATGTGGTGTTCACCGACAACACACTGATCGCCATCGCGGAATCGCTGCCGGCCGACGACGCGGCGCTGGTCGCCATCCCCGGCATCGGTGCCCGCAAGCTCGAACAGTTCGGCGCCGACGTGCTCGCACTGGTCAAGAGCCGCCAATAA
- a CDS encoding mycoredoxin, with amino-acid sequence MSAENATVTMYTTTWCGYCVRLKMALKSAGISWTEVDIEADPDAADFVGSVNNGNHVVPTLKFADGSTLTNPSIKQVKAKLAV; translated from the coding sequence ATGAGCGCTGAGAACGCCACCGTGACGATGTACACGACGACATGGTGCGGCTACTGCGTGCGCCTGAAGATGGCGCTGAAGTCCGCGGGGATCTCGTGGACCGAGGTCGACATCGAGGCCGACCCCGACGCCGCGGACTTCGTCGGGTCGGTCAACAACGGAAACCACGTGGTGCCGACGCTGAAGTTCGCCGACGGGTCGACGTTGACCAACCCGAGCATCAAGCAGGTCAAGGCCAAGCTCGCCGTGTAG